Proteins encoded in a region of the Zea mays cultivar B73 chromosome 2, Zm-B73-REFERENCE-NAM-5.0, whole genome shotgun sequence genome:
- the LOC541987 gene encoding nucleosome/chromatin assembly factor D: MKDTSFKATGAKRKKVGGAKRGLTPFFAFLAEFRPQYLEKHPELKGVKEVSKAAGEKWRSMSDEEKAKYGGSKKQDGKASKKENTSSKKAKADVREGDEAEGSNKSKSEVEDDEQDGNEDEDE, from the exons ATGAAGGACACCTC GTTCAAGGCCACCGGCGCCAAGCGCAAGAAGGTCGGCGGCGCCAAGCGCGGGCTCACCCCCTTCTTCGCGTTTTT GGCTGAGTTTAGGCCGCAGTACCTGGAGAAGCACCCTGAGCTCAAGGGCGTAAAGGAG GTGAGCAAGGCGGCTGGGGAGAAGTGGCGCTCTATGTCGGATGAG GAGAAGGCGAAGTATGGCGGTAGCAAGAAGCAGGATGGCAAAGCAAGCAAGAAG GAGAACACTAGCTCCAAGAAGGCCAAAGCTGATGTTCGGGAGGGAGATGAAGCAGAAGGTTCTAACAAGTCAAAATCTGAGGTTGAGGATGATGAGCAGGATGGTAATGAG GACGAGGATGAGTAA